A stretch of DNA from Endozoicomonas sp. 8E:
CTATAAGCCTTAGTATTCTGATCGGGAACAGTTGCCAGGCTTTGAGAATCTGATCTGCCAATTTTTGCTGGTGGTAAAGGTAACATAAAGATATCCCTCTCACGTTAATATTCATCCATGAAAACGACTAGTCATTACCTTCAGTTTGACCATGATATTTTTATAAAGTTCATTCTTCAGGCTGAATCTACCAATAGAAAAACAACAATAAGTTAGCAACAGAGTTTGCACTGCTCAGTGCTGTCAGAACAGATCAGACATTATCTAAAAAACACCTGATGTATTTATCAACTTTGGGGTTTCTGAGCCTTGCTGAATCGATAAAAACCTGGTCATTTTTAAGCCCGTAAGCCACATATTTGAAAGCTTCAGGATACTCTGCAATTAAGTCAAGCATATACTCGCGATCATTTAACAAAATTTCACTGGCATATCGCAAGTAAAAAACACCCTGTTTAATTACACTATTAATAATGCTTTTATCCCTTCGAATTCTTTCACTGGCATACTCCAGAGCGCCCGGACTCTGTTTGATAGCAGCCTTAAAAACGTCATCATCATCCTGAAGTTTCGAGCTGGCGTCAATCAGACAACAGCCTCTCTGAGTAACTGCGGCTATGGCAACCTGTTTATCATTCCTCAGTTCTTGACTCGCATATTTCAGGTTAAATGGATGCCCTGTAACAGCTTCTAATACAAGCTCTTTATCACTTCGAATCCGTTGGCTGACATATTCCAGTCCATCCTTCACCAGGGCTTTCTTCACCGTTCCTTTGATATCCGAAAGCGACTGAGACGGTGGAACATCAAATGCCAGCGTATAATCCCGTGATGGTTTGATAATAAAGTATTGATCTCTCAAATGAGGATAAAAGTACTCAATCAGTCGTATAGAGTAATGGCGATTTGACAATAAAAAATGATGTAAGAGCTCCCTGCGGATATCCTCACTAATCTCAACACTCATTAAAATTTCCCTCAGACTATCCTCCGGTTTTTTCCTGGAATATACTAACGCCTGACACTCCCCTAACTGCTCAGCATAATAAACAAACTGTTGAAGGTGGTTGCTTAGTAACTGGCAGCATTCAGGAGCAAGAAGGCATAAACGCAGATAATACATTGTAAAAAGACAATATTGAAAAGTGAATCTATCGGCTTCTGTCATAGCATCGGAATTAAGGCGTTGTGCAAGCAAGTTAAAATCCCAATGATTTTCTGCAAATGTCTTTCTGTCACTAAAGAAAAAATCAAGTTCAGACATATCACTTAACACAATTATCAGTTTTTCAAAGTCATCCTGCATGGCTTTGCGTGATTTTATGCCGGAGTATTCGACGATAATTTCACCCGCCACGGCGTTACAACCCAGCTTCACGCTATCAGCCTCTTTACCCAGCTTGATCGTTTTCAGTAGCTGCACTAAAAACCACATACGTTTTAACTTACCGTGTTCATCACTGCCATCAGGGCTCCGAAACTGGTCAGAAAATTTCAGCCGCAAGGTTCGTCCTTTACCTCCCTCTGCGTTTTCAAGCAGCTCGACAAGGCTCATATGACTGCCAAGCTTCAGGTTAACAATCAGGGCATCATCCATACTGACGACAGTCCCCAGGAGCCCTGATTCTTCAATGGATACTTTGTCGGACGGCCTCAATAACGGCGTCTTTGCGGCCGGTGTCGTGCAATCAACATAAGTGATGTCATTTCTCGTAGATACTTCACCCTGGCCCGAAGCCAGAGTGACCGGTGCCAATGCCTCCACAAAACGCTGATGCAAGGCAAAAATCAGCTCATGGACACTTCGCACCTGCTCAGCCTCACCAGGGTTGAGTGCCTGAAGACAGGATTGCAGCTGATGACAGTCTGCCACCCACTGACGAAAGGTTACCGGGGATAACTTCTCTTCTTCGGCAGCTTGCATGGGAAGAGTGATACGCTCTAACCCGGATTGAATGGTCTGTTTCAGCATCTCGAACCGGTTGCTCAGCAGCGGTAATTCATGCCGCAATGACTCGACTCTGTCTGAACTTCTCTTAACAGCCAGTTGCAGGAATGCCCCGTACCCATCCAGCAGCGCTTCAGCCCCATGAACCAGACGACTTACGCTGTCACAGGTTTCTGCCAGTCGCTTTGATCGTTGTGGCGACATGCTCAGTTTTACCGGGTTTGCCAGACAATCCAGTCCGCCGCCGGAGGCAAAAAATGCCAACAGGCGGGCATTTTGATCCGTGAGCCATTGAAAACCTCTGGCGACCTGACGGCATGCGTCTTTAGGGAGGGACAAATCATCCCGTGAAGGGATGGCTTTTGCCGGTGGCACATCAGAACCAGCAGAGGATAGACTTCCATGACTCACCAGTTTCCCGGTCATGTCACCGGCAACAATAAAGGCACCGGGCTTACCGTTAAAGCGGGCACAGGCCAGCGTCGCCTGTTGGCCAACCTGAGCGGCCACGGCCTCAAACTGGTCACCAGCCAGCATCAGGGTTTTTCGTTGCTGCTTCATCAGGATCGCAACATGATCATTGAATCCTCCTGTGGCAGTAACAAAGCCTCCTGCCCGCTTCAGGAACCCGGGCTCAAGCATCCAGTCTTGAGCATGTCGGGCCACAACAATGACGCCCTCTGGCATGGAGCCTGCCGCTGATTCTTCAGCCAGCCAGAGTGGTCCGGTGCAATAGCCTTCGCTGACACCCTCGCCGATGGCCAGGGTCTTTTCGGGTATGGGCATGGCGAAATCCAGGCCACCGGAGAGTCGGGTGACAGGACGCACCTGCAACAGGAACAGGCGACCCTGATTGTTTATGGCAAACTCCACATCCACCGGGCAGAGCAACAGTTTTTCCAACTTAGTCACCATCTGCCTGAGGTCTGCAATCATGTCATCAGTGAGTTTTTGTTCAACGTCGTTTGATTGGGCATCGGCATCATCAATCCTTGTTTCCGAATAGCCGTTATTGTTTTTGCGCAGGATGTAATGACTCGAGATCGTCCCGGGAAAATATTGATAGCTGTCGGCTCCTTCCTTACGAAAAATATCAATACGGTGGGGCCTGTTACCGGACTGCCCGGCCACTACCCCTCTGGGTTGACCGCGTGTGTACTCAACCCTGACGGTATCATCATCAAAGGACTGAAAGCTCATGGCGACTCCGCCTTGCAGGCAGTCAATACACTCCTGGATAATCAGCGCCATGGGTTGCGGGATGCCTTCGGGACAGACTTCAGGCCGGTAAGCTGAGGCCATAACCTTAAGGCAGGTTCGCAAAATATCCTCATCTCCCTGAACTTCCGAGAGGTATTTGCCCGCCTGGGCATCGCCGTAGTTATCTTCATTGATGCCGGAACTGCGGACAATAAGCGGCCCTGATGTTGATAGTCCGTGATCCCTGATGTATCGGGCCGCTTTGGAATCTTTAACCTGCTCATAAAAGTCATCACTGGCAATAAAGTTCGCCAGACCCGCGAGCCAGTCATCTCTTCTGGCTTGCTCTGAAGGCAGCAAAGCATTGAGGCGTTCCCTGATGTTCGCCAGACTGATCTCCGCTTCCGGTTCATTGCCGATCCCGGGGAAACAGGGTTCCAGACGCTGGCTATCCAGAGGGTGTTGTTCCAGCGCGTTGGTGACCTGAGTTGTCACACACTGAAACGGTGGCACAGACAAACCGGCTGCTTTCATGCGCTGTAAAAACATTCCCTTGCCGCCAAGTAATTCCCGGTTGGCAGGAGAGAAATGAGCAGCCTGATCTGCGACAGGTGAGCGGCATTTACGCTTGGCTAGTGACCTTGTGTCGTGAACGCCAGTGGGTTCAGGATCACCAGGATACTTTTTGGCTGAACGATCAGCCTCAGTCTTATGATTGGGGACAATTGACAGACTTTGAAAATCTGATCTGCCAATTGTTGCAGGTGGTAAAGGTAACATAAAGGTATCTCTCTCACGTTAATATTCATCCATGAATCAACGACTGGTCATTACCTTTACATTTGACAATAATGTTTTTATAAAGTTCCTCCGTCAGCTTCCCACTATGAGTTCGCCAGGGCCAACTCCCGTTACCCGCGTTCAGTGACACTCCCGGCTCGAACAAAACGACACGATACATGGTAGAAAAATAACAACAACAGGGTTGGCACTGATCAACGTTGTCTGAATCGATCAGACCCTTTTTGCAGATTATCTGAGGAATTTATAAACCTGAGGGTTTCTTTGTTTTGCTGCATTGATAAAATCCGTATTATCTTTAAGCTCGGAAGCAGCATATTGGAATGCTTCAGGATACTTTGCAATTAAGTCAAGCATATACTCGCGATCATTTAACAAAGTTTCACTGGCATCTTGCAAGTAAAAAACGCCATGTTTAATCACACTATTAATAATGCTTTTATCCCTTCGGATTCTTTCACTGGCAAACTCCAGAGCGCCTGGATTCTGTTTGATAGCGGCTTTGATAACGTCATCATCATCCTGAAGTATCGAGTTGACGTCAAAAAGAAGACAGCCTCTCCGGGTGACTGCGGCTATGGCAACCTGTTTATCACCCCTCAGCTCCTGACTTGCATATTTCACGTCAAATGGATGCCCTGCCAGGGCTTCTAATACAAGCTCTTTATCACTTCGAATCCCTTGGCTGACATATTCCAGCCCACCCTTCACCAAGGCTTCCTTCAACGTTCCTTTGATATCCGACAGCGACTGAGACGGTGGAACATCAAAGGTCAGCGTGTAATCGCGTGATGGTTTGATAATAAAGTATTGACCTCTCAAATGAGGATAAAAGTACTCAACCAGTCCTATAGAGTAATGGCGTTCTGATAATAAAAAATGATGCAAGAGCTCCCTGCGGATATCCTCACTAATCTCAACACTCATTAAAATTTCCCTCAGACTGTCCTCCGGTTTTTTCTCGGAATATACCAACGCGCAACACTTCCCCAACTGCTCAGCATAATAAACAAACTGTTGAAGGTGGTTGCTTAACAACTGGCAACATTCGGAATTCATACGGCAGAAATCCCTCAGATAATACATTGTAAAAAGACAATATTGAAAAGTGAATCTGTCGGCTTCTGTCATAACATCGGGATTAAGGCGTTGCGCTAGCAAGCTAAAGTCCCAATGATCTTCTGCAAATGTTTGTCTATCCCTGAAGAAAAAATCAAGCTCAGCCATACCATTTAACACAATCATCAGTTTTTCAAAGGCATCCTGCATGGCTTTACGTGATTTCATGCCGGAATATTCGACGATAATTTCACCCGCCACGGCGTTACAACCCAGCTTCATGCTATCAGCCTCTTCACCCAGGTTGATCACTTTCAGTAGCTGCACTAAAAACCACATACGCTTTAACTTACCTTGCTCACCGCTACCATCAGGGCTCCGAAACAGGTCAGAAAATTTCAGCCGCAAGGTTCGTCCCTTACCCCCCTCTGTGTGTTCAAGCAGTTCGACAAGGCTCATATGACTTCCAAGCTTCAGGTTAACAATCAAGGCATCATCCATACTGACGACAGTTCCTGAAAGCTCTAAACCTTCTATGTATTCTTTGCCGGACGGCCTCAATAACGGTGCCTCTGCACCCGGTGTCGTGCAATCGACAAAGATGATGTCATCTACCGTAGATACCTCACCCTGACCCGAAGCCAGAGTGACCGGTGCCAATGCCTCCACAAAGCGCTGATGCAAGGCAAAAATCAGCTCATGGACACTTCGCACCTGCTCAGCCTCACCAGGGTTGAGTGCTTGAAGACAGGATTGCAGCTGATGACAGTCTGCCACCCACTGAGGAAAGGTTACCGGGGATAACTTCTCTTCTTCGGCAGCTTGCATGGGAAGAGCGATACGCTCTAACCCGGATTGAATGGTCTGTTTCAGCATCCCGAACCGGTCGATCAGTTGCGGTAATTCATGCCGCAATGACTCGACTTTGTCTGAACTTCTCTTAACAGCCAGTTGCAGGAATGCCCCGTACCCATCCAGCAGTGCTTGAGCCCCATAAACCAGACGACTCACGCTGTCACAGGTCTCTGCCAGCCGCTTTGATCGTTGTGGTGACATGCTCATTTTTACCGAGTTTGCCAGACAATCCAGCCCACCGCCGGAGGCAAAAAATGCCAACAGCCGGGCATTTTGATCGCTGAGCCATTGAAAACCGCTGGTGACCTGACGTGATGCATCTTCAGAGAGAGACAAATCATCCCATGACGGGACGGCTTTTCTTGAAGGCACATCAGAAACAGCAGAGGATAGACTTCCATGACTCACCAGTTTCCCGGTCATGTCACCGGCAACAATGAAGGCACCGGGCTTACCATTGAAGCGGGCACAGGACAGCGTCGCCTGTTGGCCAACCTGAGCGACCACTGTCGTAAACTGGTCACCGACCAGCATCAGGGTTTTTCGTTGCTGCTTCATCAGGATCGCTACATGATCATTGAATCCTCCTGTGGCAGTAACAAAGCCTCCTGCCCGCTTCAGGAACCCGGGCTCAAGCATCCAGTCTTTGGCGTGTCGGGACACGACAATGGCTCCCTCTGGCATGGAGTCTGCCGCTGATTCTTCAGCCAGCCAGAGTGGTCCGGTGCAATAGCCTTCGCTGACACCCTCGCCGATGGCCAAAGTCTCTTCGGGTATGGACATGGCGAAATCCAGGCCGCCAGAGAGTCGGGTGACAGGACGCACCTGCAACAGAAACAGGCGACCCTGATTGTCTATGGCAAACTCCACATCCACTGGGCACAGCAAAAGTTTTTCCAGCTCTGTCACCATCTGCCTGAGGTCTGCAACCATGTCATCAGTGAGTTGTTGCTCAACGTCGTTCGATTGGGCATCGGCATCATCCATTCTTGTTTCCGAATAGCCGTTATTGTTTTTGCGCAGGATATAACGACTCGAGATCGTCCCGGGAAAGAATCGAAAGCTGTTAGTTTCTTCTTCACTATCCCCGCGATAAATATCGATGCGGTGGGGCCTGTTACCGGACTGCCCTGCCACTACGCCTCTGGGCTGACCCATTGTGTACTCAACCCTTACGGTACCATCCTCAAAGGATTGAAAGCTCATGGCGACCCCGCCGTATTGGCAGTCAATGCATTGTTGGATGACCAGTGCCATCGGGGATGATATGCCTTCGGAACAGACTTCAGGTCGGTAAGCTGAAGCCATAACCCTGAGGCAGGTACGCAAAACATCCTCATCTCCCTGAACTTCCGAGAGGTATTTGCCCGCCTGGGCGTCGCCGTAGTTATCTTCATTAATACCGGAACTGCGGACAATAACGGGCTGTGATTTGGAGGATCGGTCCAACTGTCGGCGCAGCCCCTTGATGTGTTGGGCCGCTTCAGAATCTTTAACCTGCTGGTAATAGTCATCACTGACAATAAATTGCACCAGACCCGCCAGCCAGTCATCCCTTTTGGTTTGCTCTGAGGGCAACAGGGTATTGAGGTATTCCCGGATGATCTTCAAGCTGGTCTCCGTCGCCGGTTCATAAACAAAGCCGGGGAAATAGCGCTCTAAAAGATGGCTATCGAGAGGGTGTTGTTCAAGCGCATTCATGACTTGGGCGGTGACACATTCGAAGAGCGGAACAGACAGACCGGCTTCTTTCATGCGCAACAAAAACATCCCCTTGCCCCCGAGTTGTTCCCGTTTGGAGGGAGAATAGCCAGCAGCCTGATCTGAAGCAGGAGAACGGCAGGTGCGCCTGGCAAGCGACCTTGGATCGCGAACGCCACTGGGATCAAGATCACTGAAATATCTTTCCAGTGATCTGTTGACCTCAGTATTCTGATTGGGAACGGTTGCCACGCTTTGAGAATTTGAAATGCCAAAATTAGTTGCAGGTAACATCAAGATATCCCTTTCATGTTATGTATTCATTTCGCACCCTTTGACTGGCACCCGGATCGAAGGCGCCAGACTCATCGTTAAAACAGGGGCCGACCAGCGTCATCGGCCAGCATCAAAATTTTTCCTTTCTCTTTCATAAGGATCGCTACAGTGTCAGTGATGAGATCTGCTTTGGCCAAGCCCCCTGCCCGTTCCAGGAACTCAGGCTCAAACATCCATTCTTCAATGTATGGGGCCGAGACAATGGGACCATCTGGCATAGATTCTGCCTCCCATTCTTTGGCCAACCAGATTGGTCTGGTGCACAAGCCTTCGCTGCCCTCCTCGCCGATGGCCAGGGTCGCTTCGGAATGTTTAACCTGTACGTAATGGTCATCACTGGCAACAGGTGGTGTCAGCCCCTGGATATTGAGCTTGGCCTGGATATTGCGCTTGGATAGTGGTGTTGCTTCGGGAACACCAGTGGCTTTAAGATCGCCGAAATGCCTTTTCTGTGAACTATCAGCCCCGGTATTCTGATCGGGGACAGTAGCCAGACTTTCAGAATCTGATCTGACAATGTTTGCAGGTGGTAAAGTGAACATAAAGACATCCCTCTCACGTTAATATTCATCCATGACTCAATGGCGAGCCTTTATTTCCATCGAACTTTCTAACTCCCTACTGCGCTGAAGATTTGAGCCTTAATCCTGCGTTGGCGATCATCGCCTTGCCTTAAGGCTCAAATCTCCATGCTCATCACGGGCGTCAGAAAGCACGATTGGCATTACTTTGACAATCATGTTTTTATAAAGTTCCCCCGACAGCTTCAGGGACGCACCAGGAAAAACGATAATGGGCTGAAGGTCAGCGTTGTCAGAATAGATCAGACCTTATTCGCAAATTCACCGATCAAATAAAAACCAGTATTCTTTTCGCACCCTTTGACTGGCGTGTTCAATCTCATGCTTCAGCAAGGCTTTTTCGACTTTTCCTCTATGATGCCGCCAAAGCGGCTGATCCGGTGAAACAGCAAACCTCAGCTCGTAACCTTGTGATGGTTCGACAACAAAGTATTTATCTCTCAAATGGGGATACACATCCTCAGTCAATTGACTGGCGATGTGGGGCTTAAACAATAAAAGATGATGAAAGAGTTTCCTGCGCGTGTCATCAGCAATCTTATCATTCATTAAAATTTCCCGAAGATGGCGCACTGGTTTACTCTTGTGCTCTGCCAACCGGCGAGCTTGATCAATAAACTGTTGGTATGGGTTGGTTAATAATCGGTAGCAATCTTCAGTGATGTAATTTCGTTTACCATGAACCAGTACGAAGAGGCATTGTTGAAAGGCGAATCTATCAGCTTCTGTCGTAACATCGCCATTAAGGCGTTGTTCAAGCAAGTTAAAGTTCCACTGATCTCCTTCAAAAATGACTTTTCCATTTAAATATAAATCCAGATTACCAATTACCTTTAATACCGTTATCAGTTCTACAATGATATCCTGCATGGTTTTAACCAGTGGCATTCGGGCGCATTCGACAATAATTTCTCCCACTACGGCGTTGCAGCTCAGCTTCATACCATCAGCATTTTTATCCAGTTCAATCGCTTTCAGTAACCGCGCCAGAAACCACATACGTTTTAACTTCCCAGGTGTATCACTGCCATCAGGGTTATAAAATTTGTCAGAAAATTTTAGCCGCAAGGTTCGACCTTTTCCCCCCTCTGCATGCTCGAGCAGCTCGATAACAGTCTTATGATCACCAAGCTTCAGGGTAACAATAAAGGCATCATCCATACTGACGACAGTCGCTTTACAATGTAACTTATTGATGGATGCAACGGTCGGGCTCAATAGCGGAGCCTCTTCACCCCGGGTCGTGCAATCAGCATAGGTGATGTCATTTATTGTGGATAGCCTGCCCTGACCCGAGTCCAGAGTAACCTGTCCCAACGCCATTACGAAGCGCTGATGCACGGCAAAAATCAGCTCATGGACACTTCGCACCTGCTCAGCGCTTTTAGGGTTGAGTGCCTGAAGACAGGATTGTAGCTGATGACAGTCTGCCAGCCACTGATGAAATATTCCCGGGGATAGCTGCCCTTTGTCGGAGGCTTGCATCGGAAGAATGATACGCTTCAACCCGGATTGAATGGTCTTTTTCAGCTTCTCGAACCGGTTGATCAGATGCGGTAATTCATGCCGCAATGACTCGACCCTGTCTGAACTTTTCTTAACAGCCAGTTGCAGGAATGCCCCGTACCCATCCAGCAGCGCTTGAGCCCCATAAACCAGACGACTTACGCTGTCACAAGTCTCTGCCAGTCGCTTTGATCGTTGTGGCGATATGCTCAGTTTTACCGGGTTTGCCAGACAATCCAGTCCACCGTCGGAGGCAAAAAATGCCAACAGGCGGGCATTTTGATCCGTGAGCCATTGAAAACCGCTGGCGACCTGACGTAATGCGTCTTCAGAGAAGGACAAATCATCCCATGACGGGACGGCGTTTGCTGAAGGCAAATCAGCAACAGCCGAGGATAGACTTCCATGACTCACCAATTTCCCGGTCATGTCACCGGCAACAATAAAGGCACCGGGCTTACCGTTAAAGCGGGCACAGGCCAGCGTCGCCTGTTGGCCAACCTGAGCGGTCACGGCCTCAAACTGGTCACCGGCCAGCATCAGGGTTTTGCGTTGCTGTTTCATCAGGATCGCTACATGATCATTGAATCCTCCTGTGGCAGTAACAAAGCCTCCTGCCCGCTTCAGAAACCCGGGCTCAAGCATCCAGTCTTGAGCGTGTCGGGCCACGACAATGGCTCCCTCTGGCATGGAGCCTGCCGCTGATTCTTCAGCCAGCCAGAGTGGTCCGGTGCAATAGCCTTCGCTAACACCCTCGCCGATGGCCAGGGTCTCTTCGGGTATGGGCATGGCGAAATCCAGGCCCCCGGAGAGTCGGGTGACAGGACGCACCTGCAACAGGAACAGGCGACCCTGATGATCGATGGCAAACTCCACATCCACGGGGCAGAGCAACAGCTTTTCCAGCTTTGTCACCATCGCCCTGAGGTCTGCAATCATGCCATCAGTGAGTTTTTGTTCAACGTCGTTTGATTGGGCATCGGCATCATCAATCCTTGTCTCTGAATAGCCGTTATTGTTTTTGCGCAGGATGTAATGACTCGATATCGTCCCGGGAAAGTATTGATAGCTGTCGGCTCCTTCCTTACGAAAAATATCAATACGGTGGGGTATGTTACCGGACTGCCCGGCCACTACCCCTCTGGGCTGACCGCGTGTGTACTCAACCCTGACGGTATCATCATCAAAGGATTGAAAACTCATGGCGACTCCACCGTGCAGGCAGTGAATACACTCCTGGATAATCAGCGCCATAGGTTGTGGTACGCCTTCGGAACAGACTTCAGGCCGGTAAGCTGAGGCCATAACCTTAAGGCAGGTTCGCAAAATATCCTCATCTCCCTGAACTACCGAAAGGTATTTGCCCGCCTGGGCATCGCCGTAGTTATCTTCATTAATGCCGGAACTGCGGACAATAAGCGGCCCTGATGTTGATAGTCCGTGATCCCTGATGTGTCGGGCCGCTTCTGAATCGTTAACCTGCTCATAAAAGTCATCACTGGCAATAAAGTTCGCAAGACCCGCCAGCCAGCTATCTCTTCTGGTTTGCTCTGAAGGCAGCAAAGTATTGAGGCGTTCCCTGATGTTTGCCAGACTGATCTCCGCTTCCGGTTCATCGCCGATCCCGGGGAAACAGGATTCCAGACGTTGGCTATCCAGAGGGTGTTGTTCCAGCGCATTGGTGACCTGAGTTGTCACACACTGAAACGGTGGCACAGACAAACCGGCTGCTTTCATGCGCTGCAAAAACATTCCCTTGCCGCCAAGTTGTGCCCGGTTGGCAGGAGAACAATGAGCAGCCTGATCTGCAATAGATAAGCGGCACATGCGCTTGGCTAGTGGCGCTGCGTCGGGAACGCCAATGGGTTCAGGGTCACCAAGACATCTTTTGGCTGAACGATCAACCCCAGTCTTCTGATCGGGGAGAGGTGCCAGGCTTTGAGAATCTGATCTGCCAATTTTTGCTGGTGGTAAAGGTAACATAAAGATATCCTTCTCACGTTAATATTCATCCATGAAAACGACTAGTCATTACCTTCAGTTTGACCATGATATTTTTATAAAGTTCCCCCGTCAGCTTCAGGCACACAGTAGAAAAATAACAACAACGGGGTTGACACTGGTCAACGTTGCCTGAATCGATCAGAGCTTATGCGCAGATTATCTGAGGTATTTACTAACTTCGGGGTTTCTTTGTTTTGCTGCATTGATAAAATCCGTATTATCTTTAAGCTCGGAAGCAGCATAACTGTAAGCTTGAGGATTTGTTTCAATTAAGTCGAGCATACACTCGCGATCCTTCAAAAACTTTGCACTGGCCGCTGGTAAGTAAAAAATGCTTTCAGCAATAGCCATTCGAATAATGTTTATATCACTTCGGAGTCTTTCACTTGCATCTCCCAGAACTATGGGAGCCTTTGTGACAGCGGCCATGACGACATCGCGATCATTTCTCAGCCCCTCACTCAAATCTTGCAGTTCAGTGGGATATTCTGAAATGACGGATAATACAAAGTCTCTATCATCCCGAACCCTTTGGCTGGCATATTTCAGTCCATGCTCGCGCAGTGCACTCGTGATCTTTTCTTTACAATCCTCAAGCGGCTGGCCCGGTGGTACATAAAACTCTAATCTGTAATTGCAAGATGGATTGATAACAAAAAATTGATATCCCATATCATACACTTGCTCAATCAATCTAATAGCGCTTACGGGATTAAGTAATAAAAAATGGTGTAAAAGTTCCCTGCGGATGTCCTCACTCATCTCATCACTCATTAAAATTTCCCGCGCACTTTCTTCCGGTTTTTCCCGACAACCCAATGACTGATGATGGATACATAACCGATGAGCATAATGAATAAAATGTTGATGATGTTTGCTCAATAACCGACGGCAAGGGGCAATACGGAGCCACTCATTTTCATTCAGATGAGACATTAAGAAAAGACAACGTTGAAAGGCGAACCTGTCCGCCTCTGTCGCAATACCACGATCAAGGCGATGTGCAAGCAAGTCAGAGTCCCACTGATCTCCTTCAAAAATCGGCATGTACATCAACTTAACACCCACACTTAGCAAAGCTTTTAACACAATGATGAGTTTTTCAAAGGCATCCTGCATGGATTCAGGTAATATCATTCCGGGGCATTCGACGATCATTTCACCCGTTACGTCGTTATAGCTCAGCTTCATGCTATGAGCATTTTCATCCAGTTCGATCTCCTTCAATAATTGCCCCAGAAACCACATAAGCTTCAGCTTGTGAGGTTTATCGTCTTCATGAAAACAAACAAATTCATCAGAAAACGTCAGTCGCAAGGTTCGTCCTTTGCCCCCCTCTGCGCGTTCAAGCAGCTCGATAAGGCTCACATAAAAGTCAATCTTCAGGTTAACAATCACGGCTTCATCCATACTGATAACAGTCCCTGAGCCCCCTGATGCTAAGATTGATTTTATGCAGGACCGTCTCAGTATTGGCGCTTTCTCATCCAGCCTGTCCGGAGTCGTGCAATCAATATAGGTAACGTGATCTTTCCTGAAAAGCCTGCCCTGGCCGGAAGCCTCAGTGACCGGTGCCAATGCCTTTACAAAACGCTGATGCAGAGCAAAAATCAGCTCATGAACACTTCCCACCTGCTCGGCATCATCAGGATTGAGTGCCTGAAGACAGGATTGTAGCTGGCGACAGTCTGCCTCCCACTGATGAAATAT
This window harbors:
- a CDS encoding DUF4116 domain-containing protein; this translates as MLPLPPATIGRSDFQSLSIVPNHKTEADRSAKKYPGDPEPTGVHDTRSLAKRKCRSPVADQAAHFSPANRELLGGKGMFLQRMKAAGLSVPPFQCVTTQVTNALEQHPLDSQRLEPCFPGIGNEPEAEISLANIRERLNALLPSEQARRDDWLAGLANFIASDDFYEQVKDSKAARYIRDHGLSTSGPLIVRSSGINEDNYGDAQAGKYLSEVQGDEDILRTCLKVMASAYRPEVCPEGIPQPMALIIQECIDCLQGGVAMSFQSFDDDTVRVEYTRGQPRGVVAGQSGNRPHRIDIFRKEGADSYQYFPGTISSHYILRKNNNGYSETRIDDADAQSNDVEQKLTDDMIADLRQMVTKLEKLLLCPVDVEFAINNQGRLFLLQVRPVTRLSGGLDFAMPIPEKTLAIGEGVSEGYCTGPLWLAEESAAGSMPEGVIVVARHAQDWMLEPGFLKRAGGFVTATGGFNDHVAILMKQQRKTLMLAGDQFEAVAAQVGQQATLACARFNGKPGAFIVAGDMTGKLVSHGSLSSAGSDVPPAKAIPSRDDLSLPKDACRQVARGFQWLTDQNARLLAFFASGGGLDCLANPVKLSMSPQRSKRLAETCDSVSRLVHGAEALLDGYGAFLQLAVKRSSDRVESLRHELPLLSNRFEMLKQTIQSGLERITLPMQAAEEEKLSPVTFRQWVADCHQLQSCLQALNPGEAEQVRSVHELIFALHQRFVEALAPVTLASGQGEVSTRNDITYVDCTTPAAKTPLLRPSDKVSIEESGLLGTVVSMDDALIVNLKLGSHMSLVELLENAEGGKGRTLRLKFSDQFRSPDGSDEHGKLKRMWFLVQLLKTIKLGKEADSVKLGCNAVAGEIIVEYSGIKSRKAMQDDFEKLIIVLSDMSELDFFFSDRKTFAENHWDFNLLAQRLNSDAMTEADRFTFQYCLFTMYYLRLCLLAPECCQLLSNHLQQFVYYAEQLGECQALVYSRKKPEDSLREILMSVEISEDIRRELLHHFLLSNRHYSIRLIEYFYPHLRDQYFIIKPSRDYTLAFDVPPSQSLSDIKGTVKKALVKDGLEYVSQRIRSDKELVLEAVTGHPFNLKYASQELRNDKQVAIAAVTQRGCCLIDASSKLQDDDDVFKAAIKQSPGALEYASERIRRDKSIINSVIKQGVFYLRYASEILLNDREYMLDLIAEYPEAFKYVAYGLKNDQVFIDSARLRNPKVDKYIRCFLDNV